The DNA segment CTAAAACCATGGCAAACATTGTGAGCATGTTTATTGAAAAGCCAAAAAAGCCAAGAACTGCAAATGTTCCAAGTATAACAACTGGAACAGCCATAGTGGGAATAATAGTGGCTCTTAAGTTTCCCATGAAAAGATACATTACTACAAAAACAAGAAAAATAGCTTCAAAAAGGGTCTGAACAACCCCGGTTATTGCAACTCTTACAAATGGAGTAGAGTCATATGGGTAGTTTACTTTCATCCCTTCGGGAAAATATTGGGAAAGTTCATCCATTTTTTTTCTTATATTGTCAGCAGTATCAAGGGCGTTTGCCCCGGCTGCCTGTCTTATTGCCATTGCAGCTGAAGGCATTCCATTGTAAAATGAAGTAATTCCGTAGCGTTCTGTACCAAGCTCAGTTCTTCCCACATCTTTTATTTTTACAATGGAACCGTCTTCATTAACTCTAAGAGGAATATTGGCAAATTCTTCAGGTGTTCTTAAAAGGTTTTGCACTATTATTGAAGCGTTAAGTCTTTGGCCTTCAACGCTGGGAGCAGCACCAAATTGTCCAGCTGAAATTTCTACGTTATAAGACCTTAAAGCAGCAATAACATCGTTAATTGTCATTTTGTAACTTATAAGTTTATCTGGATCAAGCCAGATCCTCATGGCATACTGGGGACCAAAACTTTCAACTTCACCAACACCAGGGACTCTTGCAAGAACGTTTTCAATGCTTGACTGGGCATAATCTCTTAAGTCATGGCCGTCCATGCTTCCGTCTTCTGAAATAATACCTACAAGCATTAAATAGTTGGCAGTTGATTTACTAACCATGATTCCCTGTTTTTGAATCACTTCAGGAAGACTTGCCATTGCAAGCTGAAGCTTGTTTTGAACCTGAGACCAGGCAAGGTCTGGATCTGTTCCCGGAGTAAAGGTAAGTTCAATTCTTGCTGTACCAGATGATTCACTGTCAGATGTCATATAGAGCAAGTTGTCAAATCCCGTCATTTTCTGCTCAATGATTTGAACAACACTGTTTTCAACGGTTTCAGCAGAAGCACCAGGATAAAAAGTACTGATTGAAATTGACGGTGGTGCAATTGGCGGATACTGGGCAATGGGAAGATTGTAGATTGCCAGCCCGCCCAGAAGCATTATTACTATTGAAATAACCCATGCAAACACAGGTCTTTCAAGGAAAAATTTAGAGAGCATGTTTATATATCTCCTTTAAACTCATGTCTTAGGATTTTTATTCTCACTTCTATTTAAGGTTTAAATAAAAAAGAATGCAAAAAACAAAAATCCTTTTATTTCAGGAATTATTGGGGTTTAAATTCACTACCCTCAACAATGGCTCCTGCTCTTATTTTTGAACGACCTTCCACAACAACTTTGTCACCATCTGAAAGGCCATCAATTATAAGCCATTTGTTGTTGATTGCCCGGTTTATTGTAAGCATTCTTAACTCAATTTCCCCTTTTTCACTTACTATATAAGAAAATGGTTCTCCTTTAGGTGTTCTTGCAACACCTTCCTGGGGAGCAAGAATGGCATTTTCTGCAATACCTTCTTGAAGAACAGCTCTAACATACATACCTGGAAGAAGTATTCTTGAAGGATTTGGCACAACAATTCTAAGCAAGCTTGAACCTGTGTTTGGATCAACTATTACATCCCTAAATTTAAATTTGCCTTCAATTGCATGGGATTTACCATTTTCAAGAATAATATTTACTTTATTTTCATCCTCATTTTTTTGAATTGCTTTAGACTCTAGGTTTTCCCTAAGCCTTAGCATATCTGAGGTTGACTGGGCAGCATCAACATAAATTGGATCAAATTTGTGAATTGTTGTTAAGGGTGTAGGCTGATATCCTGTAACAAGAGCACCAACAGTAACAAGGGATTTTCCGATTCTTCCTGAAATTGGAGCTTTAACATCTGTGTATCCAAGATTAATTTCGGCCCTGTCAACTTCTGCTTCAAGATACCTTATTTGAGCAAGAACTTGATCAAGTTCGGACTTTACATCGTCATATTGCTGCTGGCTTATGGCTTTACCACTTAAAAGTCTTTTGTATCTGGCTTCCATTGATTTAATCGGAGGAAGGCTTGCTTTTGCTTTGTCAAGAGTAGCTTTTGCTGCCTTAAGAGCAGCCTTGAAAGGAGCGTCATCAATTTTATATAAAATCTGACCTTCTTCTACATCTGCTCCTTCTTCAAAAAATCTTTTTTGAATAATTCCGTTAACCTGGGGTTTGATTTCCGAAACAAGGTAAGCCGATGTTCTTGCCGGAAGCTCAGTTGTAAGCTCTACAGACTGAGGCTTGATTGTTACATAGGTTACTTTTGGAATCTGACCATAGCCTTGGGGTTGACCTTGTTGATCTTCGGGTTTTGAACACCCGGTAATAACCAGAGCTGCTGAAATCAGAATAACACTGAAAGCACAGGTTAAAAAATTACTCATCTTTTTTTCAGGCTTCATTAAAATCCTCCGAAATTTGAACTGAAGTTAATTGTTTTTTTTGTTAATCTCTTTTTTTACTTCCTGAATTCCTCCAAGGGAGAATAAAGTGATTTGATTTGTAAGCATTTCAATATCTTTTGTGTTGAAATCTTTGGGACAAAGCCCTTCAATCACTTCCTTTCCCTTGAAAAACTGAAGGCATTGACCAACAATACTGATTGTGCATAAAAAAACCGCTATTTCATTTTTGTTTTCTTTTTCAATTCCCAGAATTTCTCTTACTATTGATGCAAGATATTGCTGGGAAGGTTTGATAGATTTTTCAATGATTTTGTGAACAACATTTGTAGGATTTGCAAACTCCTGAGCCATTAATTTACCATGCCAGGCAGGGAAACCATCATCAAGGATTCTTAAAAGCATTGAATTTATATAGGCCCTGAGTTTGTCTTCAGGTGATGAGTTTTTTTTAAGTCCCAAATCTGGAGGGTATTTTTTCAAAGCTGAGATATGTGTATGTTGGAGTACTTCCTCGTAAAGATTTTTTTTATCCTTGAAATGGTAGTTTACCGAACCAACGTGGGTGCCGGCACTATTACAGATTTCTCTGATAGTTGTAGAATTGAAGCCTTTTTGAGCAAAAATTTCTCCTGCAGCTTCCATAATTTTTCTTTTAGTGTCGTTTATTTCAACTATATCCATTTTTTTCCCTTATTATTTACAAATCGAACGCTAGTTTGGAACAATTGTTCGAATTTGTCAAATAATAAATTAAAATTTGTAAATTTTTTTAGAGCCATTTTTTATTTTTAAAAAATCTTATTATAAATAAGGCTGTTACAATAAGAACTCCCCAAAAAATAAAATAGGAATATTT comes from the Desulforegulaceae bacterium genome and includes:
- a CDS encoding efflux RND transporter periplasmic adaptor subunit, which translates into the protein MKPEKKMSNFLTCAFSVILISAALVITGCSKPEDQQGQPQGYGQIPKVTYVTIKPQSVELTTELPARTSAYLVSEIKPQVNGIIQKRFFEEGADVEEGQILYKIDDAPFKAALKAAKATLDKAKASLPPIKSMEARYKRLLSGKAISQQQYDDVKSELDQVLAQIRYLEAEVDRAEINLGYTDVKAPISGRIGKSLVTVGALVTGYQPTPLTTIHKFDPIYVDAAQSTSDMLRLRENLESKAIQKNEDENKVNIILENGKSHAIEGKFKFRDVIVDPNTGSSLLRIVVPNPSRILLPGMYVRAVLQEGIAENAILAPQEGVARTPKGEPFSYIVSEKGEIELRMLTINRAINNKWLIIDGLSDGDKVVVEGRSKIRAGAIVEGSEFKPQ
- a CDS encoding CerR family C-terminal domain-containing protein: MDIVEINDTKRKIMEAAGEIFAQKGFNSTTIREICNSAGTHVGSVNYHFKDKKNLYEEVLQHTHISALKKYPPDLGLKKNSSPEDKLRAYINSMLLRILDDGFPAWHGKLMAQEFANPTNVVHKIIEKSIKPSQQYLASIVREILGIEKENKNEIAVFLCTISIVGQCLQFFKGKEVIEGLCPKDFNTKDIEMLTNQITLFSLGGIQEVKKEINKKNN